A single genomic interval of Methylocystis sp. IM3 harbors:
- the rpiA gene encoding ribose-5-phosphate isomerase RpiA: MKRAAAQAALESVTHGMRLGLGTGSTAAHFVDLLGQRVRDGIEVVGVPTSERTRIQAEGLGIRLSTLDETPELDLTIDGADEFDASLRLIKGGGGALLREKIVAAASKRMFVIADATKEVRTLGAFPLPVEIDRFGARSTRLHIERVARGLGLIGAITQRMSAPDAPYVTDGGHYIFDCAFGAIDAPETLAERLSAVPGVVDHGLFIGLATAIFVAGASGVRIVGDPMGGAA; the protein is encoded by the coding sequence ATGAAGCGCGCCGCTGCGCAGGCGGCGCTCGAATCCGTTACCCACGGCATGCGGCTCGGGCTCGGCACCGGCTCCACCGCGGCGCATTTCGTCGATCTTCTCGGCCAACGGGTGCGCGACGGGATCGAGGTCGTCGGCGTCCCGACATCGGAACGCACGCGGATACAGGCGGAAGGTCTCGGCATTCGTCTCTCGACGCTCGACGAAACGCCGGAACTCGACCTCACGATCGACGGCGCCGACGAATTCGATGCGTCCCTCCGGCTCATAAAGGGCGGCGGCGGGGCGCTGCTGCGCGAAAAAATCGTCGCGGCCGCATCGAAACGCATGTTCGTGATCGCCGACGCGACCAAGGAAGTCAGGACGCTCGGCGCCTTTCCCTTACCCGTCGAGATCGACCGTTTCGGCGCGCGCTCGACTCGGCTCCATATCGAACGCGTCGCGCGGGGCCTTGGCCTGATCGGCGCGATCACGCAGAGGATGAGCGCGCCCGATGCGCCCTATGTAACCGACGGCGGCCACTATATTTTCGACTGCGCTTTCGGAGCCATCGACGCGCCGGAGACGCTCGCCGAGCGGCTTTCGGCCGTTCCGGGCGTTGTGGATCACGGTCTCTTTATCGGCCTCGCGACGGCGATCTTCGTCGCAGGCGCGTCCGGCGTTCGCATCGTCGGCGACCCCATGGGCGGCGCGGCATGA
- the chrA gene encoding chromate efflux transporter, translating to MSPLSMPSIARETTRITLAAATKVWARIALLSFGGPAGQIALMHRVLVDEEKWISERRFLHALNFCMLLPGPEAQQLATYIGWLMHGVPGGLIAGGLFIVPGVAAIMALSLVYAAYGATPALDGAFFGLKAAVLALVFAAIRRLGARALRTSSQKAIAAAAFLALFLLDAPFPLVVLGAGLVGFFGERLGLPPVTRAAAEGSDEDGLTAPDQQPDPRRALAAAAVLGALWILPVAALVLAFGPQDVYARIAVFFSKMAVVTFGGAYAALSYVAQQAVERFHWMTPPEMLDGLGMAETTPGPLIMVLQFVGFMAAFRAPGALSPLAAGALGGLLATYVTFVPCFLWIFAGAPFVERLRGNAALAGALSAIAAAVVGVIANLALWFATHFLFGGHWRLGLLPAQLPDPATLDPAALALSLAAGALLRFGLAPALALSVGAGLLLKLI from the coding sequence ATGTCGCCTTTATCCATGCCCTCGATCGCCCGAGAAACGACGCGGATCACCCTCGCCGCCGCGACGAAAGTCTGGGCGCGAATCGCGCTTTTGAGCTTCGGCGGCCCCGCGGGCCAGATCGCGCTCATGCATCGCGTGCTGGTGGACGAGGAGAAATGGATCTCGGAGCGCCGATTCCTTCACGCGCTCAATTTCTGCATGCTGCTTCCCGGTCCCGAGGCGCAGCAGCTCGCGACCTATATCGGCTGGCTGATGCATGGCGTGCCCGGCGGGCTGATCGCGGGCGGCCTCTTTATTGTGCCGGGCGTCGCCGCCATCATGGCGCTGAGTCTGGTTTACGCCGCCTATGGCGCGACGCCGGCGCTCGACGGCGCCTTCTTTGGCCTCAAGGCCGCCGTTCTCGCGCTGGTCTTCGCGGCAATCCGGCGGCTGGGCGCCAGAGCCCTGCGGACATCCTCGCAGAAGGCCATCGCCGCAGCGGCCTTTCTTGCGCTCTTCCTTCTCGACGCGCCCTTCCCGCTCGTCGTCCTTGGCGCGGGACTCGTCGGCTTTTTCGGCGAGCGCCTCGGCCTGCCTCCCGTGACCCGTGCGGCGGCCGAGGGAAGCGACGAGGACGGGCTCACGGCGCCGGATCAACAGCCCGACCCGCGGCGCGCGCTTGCCGCCGCCGCCGTTCTCGGCGCGCTCTGGATCCTGCCTGTCGCGGCGCTGGTCCTCGCCTTCGGACCGCAGGACGTTTATGCGCGGATCGCCGTCTTCTTTTCCAAAATGGCCGTGGTCACTTTCGGCGGCGCCTATGCGGCGCTCTCCTATGTCGCCCAGCAGGCGGTCGAGCGCTTCCACTGGATGACGCCGCCGGAAATGCTCGACGGGCTCGGCATGGCGGAGACGACGCCGGGTCCACTCATCATGGTGCTGCAATTCGTGGGCTTCATGGCGGCCTTCCGCGCGCCTGGCGCGCTGTCGCCCCTGGCTGCGGGCGCGCTCGGCGGCCTGCTCGCGACCTATGTGACTTTCGTCCCCTGCTTCCTGTGGATTTTCGCCGGCGCGCCCTTCGTCGAGCGGCTGCGCGGGAACGCCGCCCTCGCCGGGGCGCTCTCGGCGATCGCCGCGGCGGTTGTCGGGGTCATCGCCAATCTGGCGCTCTGGTTCGCGACGCATTTCCTGTTTGGGGGCCATTGGCGGCTCGGCCTCCTGCCCGCGCAACTGCCGGACCCCGCCACGCTCGATCCGGCGGCGCTGGCGCTCTCGCTCGCCGCCGGCGCCCTGCTACGCTTCGGCCTCGCGCCCGCGCTCGCCCTGAGCGTCGGCGCGGGCCTGCTGCTGAAGCTGATCTGA
- a CDS encoding DUF1810 domain-containing protein: MALDDPFNLQRFVDAQAGAYPRALAELRAGRKTSHWIWYVFPQLRGLGFSEASQFYGLSGIEEAQAYLAHATLGPRLRACVGAMLAGVGNAAEAVLGPTDALKFRSSMTLFGRAAPQDTLFCQALTRFFNGEADPKTLQLLGER; encoded by the coding sequence ATGGCGCTCGATGACCCCTTCAACCTCCAGCGCTTTGTCGATGCGCAGGCCGGCGCCTACCCCCGCGCCCTTGCAGAGCTCCGCGCCGGGCGCAAGACGAGCCACTGGATTTGGTATGTCTTTCCTCAACTCCGGGGCCTCGGCTTCAGCGAGGCCAGCCAGTTCTACGGGCTTTCGGGCATAGAGGAAGCGCAAGCCTATCTCGCCCATGCGACGCTTGGGCCACGCCTGCGGGCCTGTGTCGGCGCCATGCTGGCGGGCGTCGGGAACGCCGCGGAGGCGGTTCTCGGCCCGACGGACGCCCTGAAGTTCCGCTCGTCGATGACGCTTTTCGGGCGCGCGGCGCCGCAGGACACGCTCTTCTGCCAAGCTCTCACGCGTTTTTTCAACGGCGAAGCTGATCCGAAAACGCTCCAATTGCTGGGCGAGCGCTAG
- a CDS encoding DUF1467 family protein has translation MPFPLPLALAIYVTIWWIVLFAVLPLGVRSAEEAGEERPEGTDPGAPIAPQLGRKAALTTVVAAILFAVVAVIAHYATR, from the coding sequence ATGCCCTTCCCGCTTCCCCTCGCGCTGGCGATCTATGTCACCATATGGTGGATCGTGCTGTTCGCCGTGCTGCCGCTCGGCGTTCGCTCGGCGGAGGAGGCGGGCGAGGAGCGGCCGGAAGGAACCGATCCCGGTGCGCCAATTGCGCCGCAGCTCGGCAGGAAAGCAGCCCTCACGACCGTCGTCGCGGCGATCCTCTTCGCCGTCGTCGCTGTGATCGCACATTACGCCACGCGTTAA
- a CDS encoding NnrU family protein — MLILILGIAIFVGVHVFSTLRGPRAALVEKYGASAYKTAYSAVAGLGLALIVWGFSRYRAEGLIPVWDPPHWMRHVAMPLVWVAFVALASRRAPASRIRGWLRHPTLVALKSWALGHLLVNGDLGGMLLFGSLLGFGVYDRIAVKRRGDLGAPRLDAFTKGDAIALGAGTALYALILILHPYLFGVPVLGG, encoded by the coding sequence ATGCTCATTCTCATTCTTGGTATCGCGATTTTCGTCGGCGTTCATGTCTTTTCGACCCTGCGCGGCCCGCGCGCGGCGCTGGTCGAAAAATATGGCGCCAGCGCCTACAAGACCGCCTATTCCGCGGTCGCCGGACTCGGCCTCGCGCTCATCGTCTGGGGCTTCTCGCGCTATCGCGCCGAGGGCCTCATTCCCGTGTGGGATCCCCCGCACTGGATGCGGCATGTCGCCATGCCGCTCGTATGGGTCGCCTTCGTCGCCCTGGCGAGCCGACGGGCGCCGGCGTCGCGGATCAGGGGCTGGCTGCGTCATCCCACGCTCGTCGCGCTCAAGAGCTGGGCCTTGGGACATCTCCTCGTCAATGGCGATCTCGGCGGCATGCTGCTCTTCGGCTCGCTGCTGGGCTTTGGCGTCTATGACCGCATCGCCGTCAAGCGGCGGGGCGATCTCGGCGCGCCGCGCCTCGACGCTTTCACGAAAGGCGACGCCATCGCGCTCGGCGCCGGCACGGCGCTCTACGCGCTGATCCTCATCCTGCACCCCTATCTCTTTGGCGTGCCGGTCCTCGGCGGCTGA
- a CDS encoding class II 3-deoxy-7-phosphoheptulonate synthase, producing MERWTPGSWRTLPIEQTPVYRDQKALADVEAQLAGFPPLVFAGEARNLKRQLADVAAGKAFLLQGGDCAESFNEHSADNIRDFFRVFLQMAVVLTYAAGSPVVKVGRIAGQFAKPRSAPVEKKGDQELPSYRGDIINDIDFTEKAREPDPQRQLLAYRQSAATLNLIRAFAAGGFANLENAHRWMLGFVKSSPQSERYQKLADQITQTLSFMRAIGLDPEHHPELRQTDFYTSHEALLLCYEQALTRVDSTTGDYYATSGHMLWIGDRTRQQNGAHVEFMRGIKNPIGLKCGPSLSPDGLLRLLEALDPENEPGRLTLICRFGADKIGDSLPGLVRAVAREGRNVVWSCDPMHGNTISAAGYKTRPFDRIMSEIRSFFGVHQAEGSYAGGIHLEMTGKDVTECTGGARAISEDNLRDRYHTYCDPRLNAEQAIEVAFLVAELLKAERVARGLPEQYAAE from the coding sequence GTGGAACGCTGGACGCCGGGCAGTTGGAGAACCTTGCCGATCGAGCAGACGCCGGTCTATCGGGACCAGAAGGCGCTGGCCGATGTGGAGGCCCAGCTCGCTGGCTTTCCGCCGCTCGTTTTCGCCGGCGAGGCGCGCAATCTCAAGCGTCAGCTCGCCGATGTGGCGGCCGGCAAGGCTTTCCTGCTCCAGGGCGGCGACTGCGCCGAGAGCTTCAACGAACATTCGGCCGACAATATCCGGGATTTCTTCCGCGTTTTCCTGCAAATGGCGGTTGTTCTGACCTATGCGGCCGGCTCGCCCGTCGTGAAGGTCGGCCGCATCGCCGGCCAGTTCGCCAAGCCGCGCTCCGCGCCGGTCGAGAAGAAGGGCGATCAGGAGCTGCCGAGCTATCGCGGCGACATCATCAACGACATCGACTTCACCGAAAAGGCCCGTGAGCCGGACCCGCAGCGACAGCTTCTCGCCTATCGCCAGTCGGCCGCAACGCTCAATCTGATCCGCGCCTTCGCCGCCGGCGGCTTCGCGAATCTCGAGAACGCCCATCGCTGGATGCTCGGCTTCGTCAAGAGCAGCCCGCAGTCCGAACGCTATCAGAAGCTCGCCGACCAGATCACGCAGACGCTCTCCTTCATGCGCGCGATCGGACTGGACCCGGAGCATCATCCCGAGTTGCGCCAGACGGATTTCTACACGTCGCACGAGGCGCTGCTGCTATGCTACGAGCAGGCGCTCACCCGCGTCGACTCGACGACCGGCGATTATTACGCGACGTCCGGCCATATGCTGTGGATCGGCGATCGCACGCGGCAGCAGAACGGCGCGCATGTCGAATTCATGCGCGGCATCAAGAATCCGATCGGCCTGAAATGCGGTCCGAGCCTGTCGCCCGATGGTCTCTTGCGCCTCCTCGAGGCGCTCGATCCCGAAAACGAGCCAGGCCGTCTGACCCTGATCTGCCGCTTTGGCGCCGACAAGATCGGAGACTCGCTGCCGGGGCTGGTGCGCGCCGTCGCGCGCGAGGGTCGCAATGTCGTCTGGTCCTGCGATCCGATGCATGGCAACACGATCAGCGCCGCCGGCTACAAGACGCGGCCTTTCGACCGCATCATGTCGGAAATTCGCAGCTTCTTCGGCGTTCATCAGGCCGAAGGCTCCTATGCGGGCGGCATCCATCTCGAGATGACCGGCAAGGATGTCACCGAATGCACGGGCGGCGCCCGCGCCATTTCGGAGGACAATCTGCGCGATCGCTACCACACCTATTGTGATCCGCGCCTCAACGCCGAGCAGGCGATCGAAGTGGCGTTCCTCGTCGCCGAGCTTCTCAAGGCGGAACGCGTCGCCCGCGGCCTGCCGGAGCAATACGCGGCCGAGTGA
- a CDS encoding nuclear transport factor 2 family protein gives MSIEDRNVAIAENAYRLWRDSKGGSIDHWLSIMASELEFRSLAQGQPDALSFTRPCSGLAEVENYLRELTSNWEMIDYVVDHYVAQGDRVVAIGRTAWRNKSTGKAVDTPKIDVWRFNADGKALEFSEYYDTAMVLAAAI, from the coding sequence ATGTCTATTGAAGATCGCAACGTAGCTATTGCGGAAAACGCCTATCGCCTCTGGCGCGACAGCAAGGGCGGAAGCATCGATCATTGGCTGAGCATTATGGCGAGCGAACTCGAATTCCGCTCATTGGCGCAAGGTCAGCCAGACGCGTTGTCTTTCACCAGACCCTGTAGCGGGCTGGCGGAAGTCGAAAATTATCTGCGGGAACTCACATCGAACTGGGAGATGATCGACTACGTCGTTGATCATTATGTGGCGCAGGGCGATCGCGTTGTGGCGATCGGCCGAACGGCGTGGCGGAACAAATCGACGGGCAAGGCGGTGGATACCCCCAAGATCGATGTCTGGCGCTTCAACGCCGATGGCAAGGCCCTGGAGTTTTCCGAATATTATGACACGGCCATGGTGCTCGCGGCGGCCATCTGA
- a CDS encoding tetratricopeptide repeat protein gives MNGLTWRFAGFEYSLHGGLRREGAQIPIGPQARQLLELLLEAKGGVVPKAEIGAKLWPGRPPSDDSIDRCAYLLRKPLREAGFGDLIATAYGRGLSLRARVQTIDPDAQPDRRADHRFDGRTLDLWQTAYELAATLTRDGFERAQAAVAVAGERDETSPSIWSLSAIIAASRASAGYLRPAEAARIIERDAGRALALAPSFAAALSVLGWARATLLSQPDDGLAMLDQAVAREPDYGRARAFRSWALARLGRLDEAISETEAGLRVVPLDRTHLNMRAWLELCAGNLDGSAALADEGLRLRPDANHLHNVLAIVASLSDRHKEAETIARDALRRFPGHPVLLAVLAYALARAGQQSAAEAALAEAHDGDQVAPPHLFTAAAQLALGHADRAAQTLRRGRDDGCPWFAFAPYDPRLAALQGDIGRLNGEGSGVAG, from the coding sequence ATGAATGGTTTGACCTGGCGCTTTGCGGGATTCGAATACAGCCTGCACGGGGGCTTGCGGCGCGAGGGCGCGCAAATTCCGATTGGTCCGCAGGCCCGGCAATTGCTGGAGTTGCTGCTCGAGGCCAAGGGAGGCGTCGTTCCCAAGGCCGAGATTGGCGCAAAGCTTTGGCCCGGTCGCCCGCCGTCGGACGATTCGATCGACCGCTGCGCCTATCTCCTGCGAAAACCGCTCAGGGAGGCTGGCTTCGGCGACCTCATCGCCACCGCTTACGGACGCGGCCTTTCCCTGCGCGCGAGAGTGCAGACGATTGATCCCGACGCTCAGCCCGACCGTCGCGCCGACCACCGCTTCGACGGCCGTACGCTGGATTTGTGGCAGACGGCCTATGAACTCGCGGCGACCCTCACCCGCGACGGCTTCGAGCGCGCGCAGGCGGCTGTCGCCGTCGCCGGGGAACGCGACGAGACCTCGCCGTCGATATGGTCGCTTTCCGCCATCATCGCAGCCAGCCGCGCCTCGGCCGGCTATCTCCGGCCCGCCGAGGCGGCGAGGATCATCGAGCGGGATGCGGGCCGGGCGCTCGCGCTCGCGCCAAGCTTCGCGGCGGCCCTGTCGGTCCTCGGGTGGGCGCGGGCCACCCTCCTTTCGCAACCTGACGACGGTCTTGCGATGCTGGACCAGGCGGTCGCGCGGGAACCCGACTACGGCCGGGCGCGCGCCTTTCGCAGTTGGGCGCTCGCGCGCCTCGGCCGACTGGACGAGGCGATCAGCGAGACGGAGGCCGGTCTCCGCGTGGTCCCACTTGATCGCACCCATCTCAACATGCGCGCCTGGCTCGAGCTCTGCGCCGGAAATCTCGACGGCAGCGCGGCGCTTGCGGACGAGGGGCTGCGTTTGCGGCCCGACGCCAACCATCTTCATAACGTCCTCGCCATCGTGGCGAGCCTCTCCGACCGCCACAAGGAGGCCGAGACGATCGCCCGCGACGCGCTCCGGCGGTTTCCCGGCCATCCCGTCCTTCTGGCCGTCCTGGCTTATGCCCTCGCGAGAGCGGGGCAGCAGAGTGCGGCGGAGGCGGCCCTCGCCGAGGCGCATGACGGCGACCAGGTCGCGCCCCCCCATCTTTTTACCGCCGCCGCGCAGCTGGCGCTCGGACATGCGGACAGAGCGGCTCAGACCCTTCGCCGCGGCCGGGACGACGGCTGCCCGTGGTTCGCCTTCGCGCCCTATGACCCACGCCTCGCCGCCCTGCAGGGCGACATCGGGCGGCTGAATGGCGAGGGGAGCGGCGTTGCCGGTTGA
- a CDS encoding YARHG domain-containing protein, producing the protein MPSRKKTASALVFLLVVVSAATGFVGVARADDPSRMSCYELWYARNAIYARNGYCFNTDRAKSVFGDGCFPPYGRVRGWEKNYVNELQMWERRRGC; encoded by the coding sequence ATGCCGAGCAGGAAGAAAACAGCGTCCGCTCTTGTCTTTCTCTTAGTGGTCGTATCGGCGGCGACAGGTTTCGTTGGCGTGGCGCGCGCTGACGATCCGTCGCGCATGTCCTGTTACGAACTCTGGTATGCACGCAATGCGATTTACGCAAGAAACGGTTACTGTTTCAACACGGACAGGGCCAAATCCGTATTTGGAGACGGCTGCTTCCCGCCCTACGGCCGCGTGAGGGGGTGGGAAAAGAACTATGTGAATGAATTGCAGATGTGGGAACGGCGCAGAGGGTGCTGA
- the mce gene encoding methylmalonyl-CoA epimerase: MIGRLNHVAIAVDSVEKASQVYRGALGAKVSAPETVAEHGVTVVFVELPNTKIELLEPYGENSPIAAFVAKNPSGGIHHVCYEVDDIIAARDKLKASGARVLGDGEPRIGAHGKPVLFLHPKDFCGTLVELEQA; the protein is encoded by the coding sequence ATGATCGGTCGTCTCAACCACGTGGCCATCGCCGTCGACAGCGTCGAAAAGGCGTCGCAGGTCTATCGCGGAGCCCTTGGCGCGAAAGTGTCTGCGCCCGAGACCGTCGCGGAGCATGGCGTCACGGTGGTCTTCGTCGAGCTGCCGAACACCAAGATCGAGCTTCTCGAGCCCTATGGCGAGAATTCCCCGATTGCCGCTTTCGTCGCCAAGAACCCTTCCGGCGGCATCCACCATGTCTGCTACGAGGTCGACGACATCATCGCGGCGCGCGACAAGCTGAAGGCTTCAGGCGCGCGCGTGCTCGGCGACGGCGAGCCCAGGATCGGCGCGCATGGCAAGCCGGTGCTCTTCCTGCATCCCAAGGACTTCTGCGGTACGCTTGTCGAACTCGAGCAGGCCTGA
- the gor gene encoding glutathione-disulfide reductase, with product MSRHDYDLVVIGAGSGGVRAARIAASHGARVAIAEEYRVGGTCVIRGCVPKKLYVLASRFRDEFEDAKGFGWRVGEAAFDWPTLVAAKEKEITRLSGLYEQTLGNANVELLRARATIAGPNEVHFSDGRTASARYILVATGGAPVLAPHIPGLEWGLSSNEIFDLPTFPRRLLIVGAGYIAVEFASIFTRLGAEVALAYRADMPLRGFDADLRKRVAEALTAAGVVHHAGALPTRIDKSAGGYRVAMSDGETREVDAVLVATGRRPLTQNLGLERAGVVTRENGAIVVDEQSRTNVPSIYAVGDVTDRINLTPVAIREGHAFADSVFGGEPTTVDHDCVASAVFTTPELGTVGLTEEAAQLKFASVDVYETSFRPMRATLSGRAERVFMKLVVDGDSQRVLGAHIFGPEAGEMAQLVAIPMRMGATKRDFDATMAVHPTAAEELVTMRTPTRRIRREERQ from the coding sequence ATGAGCAGACATGATTACGATCTCGTCGTCATCGGCGCGGGCTCGGGCGGCGTGCGGGCCGCCCGCATCGCGGCGAGCCATGGCGCTCGGGTCGCCATCGCCGAGGAATATCGCGTTGGCGGGACCTGCGTGATCCGCGGCTGCGTGCCAAAGAAGCTCTATGTCCTGGCGAGCCGCTTCCGGGACGAATTCGAGGATGCGAAAGGCTTCGGCTGGCGGGTCGGCGAGGCCGCCTTCGACTGGCCCACGCTTGTCGCCGCCAAGGAGAAGGAAATCACCCGCCTCTCGGGGCTCTATGAGCAGACGCTCGGCAATGCGAATGTCGAGCTCCTCCGCGCCCGCGCGACCATCGCCGGTCCCAATGAGGTCCATTTCTCGGACGGCCGGACGGCAAGCGCGCGCTACATCCTTGTCGCCACGGGCGGCGCGCCGGTGCTCGCGCCCCATATTCCGGGCCTCGAATGGGGCCTGTCGTCCAATGAAATCTTCGACCTGCCGACGTTCCCGCGGCGGCTCCTCATCGTCGGCGCCGGCTACATCGCGGTGGAGTTTGCGAGCATTTTCACGCGCCTCGGGGCGGAGGTCGCGCTCGCCTACCGCGCCGACATGCCGTTGCGCGGCTTCGACGCCGATCTTCGCAAACGGGTCGCCGAGGCCTTGACCGCCGCCGGCGTCGTCCACCACGCGGGCGCCTTGCCCACGCGCATCGACAAGAGCGCCGGCGGCTACAGGGTCGCCATGAGCGACGGCGAAACGCGCGAGGTCGACGCTGTGCTGGTTGCGACCGGACGCCGGCCGCTGACCCAGAATCTCGGACTGGAGCGGGCCGGGGTGGTCACGCGCGAGAATGGCGCGATCGTCGTCGACGAACAGTCGCGCACCAATGTGCCGTCGATCTATGCCGTCGGCGACGTGACCGACCGGATCAATCTCACCCCCGTCGCGATCCGGGAAGGCCACGCCTTCGCCGACAGCGTCTTCGGCGGAGAACCCACGACGGTCGATCATGATTGCGTGGCGAGCGCCGTCTTCACCACGCCGGAGCTCGGGACGGTCGGGCTGACCGAGGAAGCGGCGCAACTGAAGTTCGCATCCGTGGACGTTTACGAAACATCCTTCCGGCCGATGCGCGCGACCCTCTCGGGCCGCGCCGAGCGAGTCTTCATGAAGCTCGTGGTCGACGGCGACAGCCAGCGCGTGCTGGGCGCGCATATCTTCGGGCCGGAGGCCGGGGAGATGGCGCAGCTCGTCGCCATCCCGATGCGCATGGGCGCGACCAAGCGCGACTTCGACGCCACCATGGCGGTACATCCAACAGCGGCCGAGGAGCTCGTGACGATGCGCACGCCGACGCGCAGGATCAGGCGCGAGGAACGGCAGTAG
- a CDS encoding HAD family hydrolase has translation MTQRPPILVFDLDGTLADTAGDLISTLNVLLAREGLPAVARSEARSLVGAGARVLIERGFALNGAPLAPERIDPLVADFLEHYESRIAEESALFPGARAALERFSGAGFRLAVCTNKPERLARLLLGKLDVADRFAAICGRGTFPMHKPDPRTLALTIEAAAGDPRRAVMVGDSKTDIDTARAAGAPVVAVDFGYTDTPVAALAPDQVISHFDDLWAATKAILGLSAFERT, from the coding sequence ATGACCCAGCGCCCGCCCATCCTCGTTTTTGACCTCGACGGCACTCTGGCGGACACCGCCGGGGATCTGATCTCGACTCTCAATGTGCTGCTCGCCCGCGAAGGTCTGCCGGCCGTCGCGCGCTCCGAGGCCCGCAGCCTTGTGGGGGCGGGGGCCCGAGTCCTGATCGAACGCGGTTTCGCCTTGAACGGCGCGCCTTTGGCTCCCGAGCGGATCGACCCGCTGGTGGCCGATTTCCTGGAGCATTACGAGTCCCGCATCGCGGAGGAAAGCGCGCTTTTCCCCGGCGCGCGCGCGGCGCTCGAGCGCTTCTCCGGGGCGGGCTTCCGCCTCGCCGTCTGCACCAACAAGCCGGAGCGGCTTGCCCGTCTCCTGCTTGGGAAACTCGACGTCGCCGACCGTTTCGCGGCGATCTGCGGACGAGGAACCTTCCCCATGCACAAGCCCGACCCCCGCACGCTGGCGCTGACCATCGAGGCGGCGGCCGGCGACCCGCGCCGGGCGGTGATGGTGGGGGACTCCAAAACCGACATCGACACCGCCAGGGCGGCCGGCGCGCCGGTCGTCGCGGTCGATTTCGGCTATACGGATACGCCCGTGGCGGCGCTCGCCCCCGACCAAGTGATCTCGCACTTCGACGACCTCTGGGCGGCGACGAAGGCCATCCTGGGCTTATCCGCCTTCGAGCGCACTTGA
- the gltX gene encoding glutamate--tRNA ligase, with amino-acid sequence MTSPIVRFAPSPTGRIHIGNARVALFNYLFAVAHNGRFILRFDDTDSARSSEEFAVAIEVDLAWLGVAPDAAFRQSRRVALYEAAAAKLRDEGRLYPCYESSEELEKRRKMQQARGMPPVYDRSALRLTEADRARLEAEGRRPHWRFRLEPGTIEWNDLIRGPAHIDCAALSDPVLIREDGTFLYTLPSVADDIDMKITHVIRGEDHVTNTAVQLQLYAALAPQATPPVFAHHNLLIGAGGEGLSKRTGSLSIASLRDDGYEAMAVAALATLTGSSDNVHAVRSLSELAKSFDIAHVSRNPARFDPDDLETLTHRTLALFEFADVRDRLAALDVVGHKAEPLWRAARGNLARFDDILEWWRVVEGEIEPVREDWAFLKEAAELLPAEPWDETSWAAWTSDVKTATGRKGRALFHPLRLALTGHESGPELAALLPLIGRAKALSRLMG; translated from the coding sequence ATGACCTCTCCGATCGTACGTTTCGCGCCATCGCCCACGGGCCGCATCCACATTGGCAACGCGCGGGTGGCGCTCTTCAACTATCTCTTTGCCGTAGCGCACAATGGACGATTCATACTGCGGTTCGATGACACCGATTCGGCCCGCTCGAGCGAGGAATTCGCGGTCGCGATCGAGGTGGATCTCGCCTGGCTCGGCGTCGCGCCGGATGCAGCCTTCCGGCAGTCCCGACGCGTGGCCCTCTATGAGGCGGCGGCGGCGAAGCTGCGCGACGAGGGCCGCCTCTATCCCTGTTACGAGTCGTCCGAAGAACTCGAAAAACGCCGCAAGATGCAGCAGGCGCGCGGCATGCCGCCCGTCTATGACCGCTCCGCGCTGCGGCTCACGGAAGCCGATCGCGCCAGGCTGGAGGCAGAGGGCCGGCGCCCGCACTGGCGTTTCAGACTGGAGCCGGGGACCATCGAATGGAACGACCTCATTCGCGGCCCGGCGCATATCGATTGCGCCGCGCTCTCCGATCCGGTGCTGATCCGCGAGGATGGGACTTTCCTCTACACACTGCCCTCCGTCGCCGACGACATCGACATGAAGATCACCCATGTCATTCGCGGCGAGGACCATGTGACCAACACGGCCGTGCAATTGCAGCTCTATGCGGCGCTCGCCCCGCAGGCGACGCCGCCCGTCTTCGCGCATCACAATCTGCTGATCGGCGCGGGCGGCGAGGGTCTTTCCAAGCGCACCGGCTCGCTCTCCATCGCCTCCTTGCGAGATGACGGATATGAGGCCATGGCCGTCGCGGCGTTGGCGACGCTCACCGGCTCCTCCGACAATGTCCACGCCGTGCGCTCGCTCTCCGAGCTGGCCAAAAGCTTCGATATCGCGCATGTCTCCCGCAATCCGGCGCGGTTCGATCCGGACGACCTCGAAACCCTGACGCATCGCACTCTGGCGCTTTTCGAGTTCGCCGACGTGCGCGACAGGCTCGCGGCGCTCGATGTCGTCGGCCACAAGGCGGAGCCGCTGTGGCGCGCGGCGCGGGGCAATCTCGCGCGCTTCGACGATATTCTGGAATGGTGGCGCGTCGTCGAGGGCGAGATCGAGCCGGTCCGCGAGGACTGGGCCTTCCTGAAAGAAGCCGCCGAGCTCCTCCCCGCCGAGCCGTGGGACGAAACGAGCTGGGCCGCCTGGACCAGCGACGTGAAGACTGCGACCGGACGCAAGGGCAGGGCGCTCTTCCATCCGCTGCGTCTCGCGCTGACGGGCCATGAAAGCGGACCGGAACTGGCGGCGCTGCTGCCGCTGATCGGCCGCGCGAAAGCCCTGTCTCGGCTCATGGGCTAG